The stretch of DNA GTGGCTTTTCTTTTGCAGTATCTGGAATGATGATTCCACCTTTAGTTGTGGTTTCTGCTTGGGCAGGTTCTATCACTACTCTATCAGCTAATGGCTTAATATTAAGGCTCATATTCTGAATAATTTTGATTTGTGAAATTAAAAAATGTTTGTATCGCTTCTATGCTATCATATCCTATGCCAAGCTATTTTGACTGCCAAAGTTGCAGGGATTACTGACTTTTGGGAAAAGATAGGTGTCATTATTGCGGATGAAGGATTTGTGAAAACTATTGTTGCTTCAAGTGACTTTTGTAAAAAAACATTACCAAATAGTCAATTTAGACTTTGGACGAAAGATTAAAGACATAAGACAAGAAGTTTTAAATCATTGACGGCGAAGGAATTAAGTAAAATTGCATTAAAAATGCAATTTACTCATAACCAAATATTTACTTCTTTTGTCTTTCTACTTATGTCTTTCGTCCAAAGTCCAAAAAGGATGGGAGTTTAATTTTTGTTGTACTAAGCCTTCACCACCATTTGCAAGGTATCTCTGCCTTTTTGAGTCATTAAAATATCTTTTCCTTTGGTATAGATTTTCACAGAAGCAGGAGTATAATGCCTCAAAGTAATGATTTCAACATTGGCGGTCGTTTGAAGGTTGTAATCCTTCAATAAATCCACCAATAACTCCTTGATTCGGTTGGGTTTGTTGTCAATACAAGCTTTGAAACTAATCGCACCATTTTGACTTAAATTGGTTTTGATGCGGTATTTGGCAAATAACTCATAGATGTGCGCCAAATTGTTTTCTGCCATAAAAGAAAAATCTTTGGAGGAGATGGACAGTAGCAATTGTTCTCGGTCGAAAACAATGATGGTCGGCAACGGTTCACGAGATTCGTCGCCGTGAATCGTTGTACCAACAGCACTTGTGTCTATAAAAGACCGTACATGAAGCGGAATGTTCTTGTTTTGAAGGGGTTTGATGGTATTGGGGTGAATGACTTTTGCGCCGTAATAAGTCATTTCGATGGCTTCGTAATACGACAATCTAGGAATCTTGACAGTTTCTTTGACCACTCTTGGGTCGGCATTCAAGATAGCAGGCACGTCTTTCCAGACAGTCATGGAATCTGCATTGAGAACATTGGACAAAATTGCAGCTGTATAATCGGAACCTTCTCGCCCAAGAGTGGTGGTAAATCCTTCATTTGTTCCCCCTAAAAAGCCTTGTGTGACAATCATTTCCTTGTTCAATATAGATGGGAAGGCTGCTTGTAC from Chitinophagales bacterium encodes:
- a CDS encoding aspartate kinase translates to MKVFKFGGASVQDAQAIRNVAAILQQYKDEKLVIVISAMGKTTNSLEDVTNAYYDQTGRAIALFETIKEELLATASALFEVVPEALKEDLVGIFTKIEEWLNKHNRVPFNFIYDQIVSAGELLSTTLISHFLRAEGTANQWIDIRNHIKTDNTYREGQVNWSATTANVQAAFPSILNKEMIVTQGFLGGTNEGFTTTLGREGSDYTAAILSNVLNADSMTVWKDVPAILNADPRVVKETVKIPRLSYYEAIEMTYYGAKVIHPNTIKPLQNKNIPLHVRSFIDTSAVGTTIHGDESREPLPTIIVFDREQLLLSISSKDFSFMAENNLAHIYELFAKYRIKTNLSQNGAISFKACIDNKPNRIKELLVDLLKDYNLQTTANVEIITLRHYTPASVKIYTKGKDILMTQKGRDTLQMVVKA